Genomic DNA from uncultured Methanospirillum sp.:
ATGAACTTGCTGATGCAGCAAAGAACTGGCTTGCCATGGACGGGCTCTGGTTTCTTGCCGTTGAAGAGGCATACGGGCTTGATGCAGCCATGGCTTGTGATATAAAGGTATGGGAGGAGTTTTCAGTTATCGAAGCACGAAGAATCACTGCACGCCTGAACCTTCCAGAGCACGGGGGGCTCGATGCATTGGACCGTGCACTCGGAGCCCGGCTCTTTGCACAGATCAACACCTGTATAATTTCAAGGCCTGATCATTATACCCTTGAATTGTTCATGGTGACCTGTCGTACCCAGGATGCACGTCACCGAAAAGGACTGCCGTTCTTCCCATGCAAGCAGATCGGACTGGTGGACTATCCAAGCTTTGCCAGTACAATCGATCCTGACATCAGAACCGAGTGTATCTCCTGTCCTCCTGATGAACCTGTGGGAGACTTCAGATGCGGATGGCGGTTTACGATAAACAAGGATTGAGGATATGTCCTGATAATTCCGCGGATCCAATACTCATTATGAATAAGAATCCAATGGAGTTGTTCCAACAGGAAGCACCCGATGTCGCAGAGGCCTTCAACAATCTGATTAAAGCGGTTGCCGGGTCGGGGGGTCTTGATGGCAAGACAAAACAACTCATCTACATCGCGATGAAGGCAGCAGCAGGTGATGAAGGGGCAGTCCGGGCTCATATCCCCATGGCAAGGCAGATGGGAGCAACAAGAGAAGAAGTTGTGGATGCCATCCTCATGACACTTACCGTTTCAGGAATTAAGGGAGTGGTGACCTGTCTCCCGGAAGTAATCAGGCAGTTTGATAGTGCACAGAACTGAATCGCATACAGGTCGTATTCAGATCAGGATCTCCGCGATCCTGATCCCGTATTCCTCCGTGAAGGCATTGATGGCCTCCTGTTTGAAGGAGAACGCTGCCCAGGTCTTCCACCATGCCCTGATGGATTTGGTTTTTTGCCACGGTACCCGTATCCGGAGCCGGGCTTTGCAGGTCTTGAGCCTGGACTGGAATGGGAACTGCCACTCGGTCTCGGTTTGTGTGGACTCTTCTTTGATTTAAGGGGAGGCCTCACACCATCTATTAACAGATTCCGGCCTTCAAACTCGGTCTCGCTCAGAGCCTCACGGGCAGCACCGGCCTGCTCCGGGGTCGCCATCTCAACAAAACCATACCCTTTCTTCTCAAGTACCCGTACACTGACAACCTCTCCAAAACGGGAGAATAATGCCTTGAGCTGCTCTTCCCTGACTGAATACGTGAGGTTGCCGACAAATAATTTCCTGCTGTTCATGACCGGCTCCAGAACCTGAATCCCGGGCTGGCATTGTATCAGATCAGACCAGCGTCGGTTCCCTACCTGGGAATGAGGTTCTCGCTTTGGTGGATATCTGTGCGAGCAGAGCATAAAGGCCTATGGTTTTCGGTTAAAAAAAGAGATGATTGCCCAGGTCGGAGGTTCTGGAGACAGAGTCTTTCAGTTATGTTGGAAATGACTGTCCTTCTTCCTGTGCCCCATATGGTAGAGAGAAATGCGTCTGGGCAATTTGCCATCCGCCAGGTGACGAGATAAAGGCCGCACTCATCCTTCCTGTTAAGGAGAGAACCTCTCTCCCGGTCCGGGCAGTTATTGTGCATTTCGCAATCATCCAGGCAAAACCCTGCACTTCTTTAATCTGAGTGTCAGAAAATTTCATGGTGACCTCATCACACTGGGAAAAATCACGGGAAATTCCGGCACGTAACTCTTCAAATGAGTGAACAACCTCATCCAAACCTGACCCGAATCCATTGAAGAGCGGCGAGGTGATAGCAAGCAGACCCTCAACATCTTTGCGTGAGTAACACCCGGCCAGTTGATCAGCAGCTTCTGCAGCAGAACCGGGAAGAGACACCTGAGTCATGTGTAATGATTAGAATGACGCGGGAAAAACCTTCGGAAATATCATCAGTAACATCTCATCCAGAAGCACCATCTTCAGCCATTCGCCATGCACCTTCAGGAACATGTATCTCGAATCTGGCACCCTGACCGGCAACTCCGTTCTCCTCTATGTTAATTTCGGTGATCAGGAAGATCTCCCTGACCAGAAAGAGACCGAGCCCGGTGTTGGTGCCGAATCCTCTCTCGAATATCTTCTCCTTTTCACCGACCGGAACTCCATACCCGTCATCAGAAATTACTATAATCCCCTCACTATCAATGACTTTGAAATCAAGGGTTATGAGTGATACCTCGCCACCATGCCGGACTGCATTCTCAAACAGATTGAAGACAGCCCGGCTGGCCATCGGATCGGCATAGAGTTCAAGCCTGCCGACGGTATTCTCTATCCTGATTCCGTGAAGGCTGATCCCCTCCTGTGCATGCATGACCATCTCATCCATTCGTTGCCACTCGGGCTGGTGCGAGCCCATCTGCTCGTACAACCGGGTAAATGAGATCTGTTTATGAATGTTGGCAACAGACCGCTGAATGATCTCGATAAGATACAGGCTGCTGCACCCTTCTTCAGGAAGCAGTTCAATTGCCCCGGTTATCACCGAGAGCTGGTTGAGGATATCATGACGGGTGATGCTTGAGAGCAGATTCAGTTTCCGGTTTGCAGTCCGAAGTGATTCTTCTGCAGCAATACGCTGACCAAGCTCATGATCCAGGTCATCTGACTTCTGCCTTATGCTGATGATATCATCCTTGAGATGGTGAACCATCTTCCCGATACTGGTTTCAAGGCGCCCGAACTCAAAGCCATGAGTATGTGTAATAGGATGATCATACGCACCATCTGATATGATCTCGATGTCAGCCACAATCTGATCTATCGGGTGGGTGATGTACCGGGTGATCACAAATGCCACCAGCATAACCATGATGATACAACAGACACCCCCGAACAGATAGGTCAGAAGGGCACTATGCTGGCGATCCCTGATTTCCTGCAGATCATATGTTATCTCAATGACGTGTCCCAGTTCAGACAGGGAAGGGCCTGTTGTCTCTGGTGAAGGTACATACATGTATCTGCGGTATTCGTTTGCACCAGGATCTCCCGCGACAATATTGTTCTTCGATGCAAAGGCTTCCTTAATATGGTCTAACCGGTCAGTCAACGTGGTGTATGATACCTTGTAATGATCAGGATGCTGGAGACCTTCTTTGGGATCGTTCCTGAAGACTGCAAGTTTCCCAAAGATAAAGACAGATTTGACTCCGGGAACACTCCCGGTATACATATTGGATATAGTTGAGAACGAGGAGAGGTTGACTCTGCTTATCAGATCGTCAACATCCAGGGAGATCTCAAGGATATTCCGATGATCAGGAGTGGGCTGATAGCCGTACTTTCTGAACTCCCCGGTTCCCAGAGATTGGATAATAGAATCAGATGCATATACATCTCCCAGCCGTATGGATGTAAGATTCTGGTAAAATTCAGGGAACTGTTTAAAGTCCAGACCCATTTCTGAATCATCCGTACTCCGGGTGATGACTCCTTCATCACTTATCACAAAAAGGTCGGCCCGATAGCCTGTCTCCTGATATATCCTCTCCTGAAGATCCTGAAGATCCATGTTGCCTGGATCCCAACCAGAAGCATTGAGACTCAGGAGGTACTCGGACATGGCTGCCTGCAATGCGGGTTCGTATGCAGCGTCATAAATAAACAGGGTCTCCTGAAGAAGTCTGACCGAAGTAGACAGACTCTGCTCGGTATAGTTCTGGCTGAGAATAAACTCGTTCTCAATTGAGCGTGAGTTATTCAGATAGAGAGCAGAGAAGAGTATCGCTATCAGGAAGATACCCATTAAAAGCAGGATTGAAATGAGCCGGTACGACAGGGAATACCTTGGTACTATCAGACGTTCATCTCCAGCCCTGCTCATTGTATAACCCCGGACACTTTGTGAAGGGGTAGAGTATTACCCATTAAAGGAGATGATAATAACTGATCTGTATGATTCTTTTAATTGTCGCTGGCATTGTTGTACTGGCAATAATAGGCCTGTTGGTCTGGGCCGTATCACTGTACAACAGGTTCTTCAGCCTGAAGAACACCCATGAGGCCACACTGGGACAGATCAAGGTTGCCCTGAAGAAACGCCTTGACATGATCGAGCAACTCCTTGGTGCAGTAAAATCCTATGCTGCCTTTGAGAAGGATACCCTGGAGAGGGTAACAGCCATGCGTGCATCGGTGGGCTCGGCAGGTGCAGGAGATCTTGCAGGAATTGAGGCTGAATCACGCTCAATGCTGGGAAGACTCTTTGCAGTGATGGAGAACTATCCAGACCTCAAGACATCCCAGACGGTAACAAGCCTGATGGACTCGGTGAAACAGGTCGAGGATGAGATAGCCAGGCAGCGGTATACTGCAAACAACGTAGCCGAACAGTTCAACACCATGATGGATACAATTCCCTCTAACTTTATCGGCAAATTTGCAGGCCTCATAAAACTCCAGTACCTTGAGTTTGCCGGGGAAGATATCGAGAAGAGACCCGACATCTCATTTTAATCTTTTTTCAGTCAGGAGTCTGCAGTGCAGGGCAGTAGTTGCATATCGAGTAGAAGATCTCATCTTCCTTATCCCTGATCGGGCAGTAATAGTGATCGCCTGACCGGTAGACAGTCTGACCACCGGGAAAGGGCATCTGAACCGGATGGCCCGGCTCATCAAGCACATACATCGCGAAGGCTGCCATCAGGTACATAAAGCAGTGGTACCAGGGAGCCTTCTCTTCAGGATAGGGATCATTCTCATCACCGGTGATAAGGCATCCGGATGGAAGCATCCGACAGAACGACTGATACGTCGCGGGATCTGATAAGGGATGATCCAGGGATGAAAACCGATCCTTGTGATTCATCATAGGACACGGTGGTATCGTTCGAATATCCATTCCCGCATGTAAGGCAGAACACGGTTTCTGTACGAGGTTGGTACTTTGCGGAGATCACGCTCCAGTTTTCCGCTGATCAGCTGGAGATCGTACATCCCGTATTCAGGAATGAAATCTGCAATATACCTGCCAAGTGCTCCCTTGGTGTGTATAAGAAGCAGATCGTCTGCAAGCTCTTCAATAGTACAGGAAGGCGGGATGGTCATCAGTATATCGGGATAGCAGGATCACATCGTCTCGAAGATGACCTTTCCATTGGAAAAGACCCTGACCACTCCTCCACTCTCTGACACCACAATCCCTATTGCACTGGTCTCCTGGGTAATTGCTGCCACTGATACGTGACGAGTACCGAATCCTTTCGGCAGGGTAACCCCACTGGTATCAATAGAGATGTACCTGCCTGCCGCCTCGACGATACCATTCTCCCTGATTACAAATGCACCGTCGACAAGCGACAGTTCTTTGATATTCTCCCTCATGTCAGGGCTGGTTATCATCCGGTCGTTTTCTGAGTGACCTGATACCGGGTTCAGGATCAGCTGCCGTGATCGTTCAAGAACCGCATCGCTGTCTCCCAGGATAAACGCGGTGCCTACAGGTTTACCTTCCCTTCCTTCCCTTGCTATCTCAACCGCGAGTCGCATGACAGTCTTGAAGATTTCAGGATCACCGCAATAGTACGGGGCAATATCAGATGCGATGAGATCAAGATCTGGGAATGGTCCCTGGTTCGGTTGTATTGTACGGGTTGAGATAGAGATATCCCCGGTTTTTACAGCCTCCAGGAACTTTCGCCGGTGATAGAGGGCAAAACCAGCTGCAAACATCCCGGTGATTATCACTCCTGATGCAATCCAGAGCAGGGGTGTGCCGGTCGCAGGGGGGTTGTTTATCGGTCGGCGGTCGGTTGTGTTATTCACCCTGATGCTGCCGCTGATGTTTACTGATGCCGGATACCCTGGATCAATGGTGAGCAGGAACCGGTATGCCTGATATGCCTCATCCCACATTCCGAGGTTCTCATAGCAGAGTGCCTTGTGATACCAGGCATCGGCATTATAGGGTTCACGTGCAATGGCACGATCATACTCCTCAACCGCAGCGGAGTAATCGCCAGCGTCTTCATACGCCCGTCCCCACTGGAAGTATGTCGAGGCAGACTCGTTATCGTTAGGGTTCCCGGTCAGTTTACCTTCAGGAGTTGTTGTCGTTTTGGCTACCGTCGGTGTTGCCCTGACCTGAGGGAGCTCAGGAGTTGGAGTCCCTGATGGAATTGCAGATGGCTGGTCAACAGGTGGTTTTATAACCGGTTCCTTGGTATGAATCGGAGCGATAGTCGCCTTGGCTGTAGGGCTCCCCGTTGTCTTCGGCGGGGTTTCAAGGGCCGTAAGTGACGTAATCTGTGTTGGAATTGTCTGACCTGAGGAATCTGCAAAAGCCCCCTGGGAGACTGCAGACACTGCAAGAAGCAGCACCAGCAGTAGGCAATACCAGGGGGAGGGGTTCATGGTACAAATAACGTTTTTTTGCAAGATAAAGATAACACCCGGTATTGAGGCCAGATTTTTCTATTCTGCTGGATAATCAAATATATTCGGTGACAGCGCCAGAGCCGGAAGGGTGGGACTCCCTGAACCTGATCTCGATTCAGGCAAACCCGGCGATTATCGTGTGATCTGAGGTGACATTGATGAACCGGTACTCAGACATCGGGCTGGTCTGAATACCATCGATAACCAGGTACGAGATCTTATGAGATCCATCTGGTGCGATCATGAAGGAGCCGGTTCCTTTATCCTCAATACTTACGGAACCGTTCGGATAGATAGAACCTCCCGGGCCTGCCGATGCACGGATGACATGAGATTGGTCGGATGAAGGCTGGCTCACTCCATTTGTTACAGCAACCACTGCAGGGGTACGCTCAGTGTGGGTTGTAGATGTACCTGTCTGGTTGGCTGTCGAACTGTTTGCTACATTTAGAGTCTGGTTTCTGACTACCGGTGATGGGGCTGCCTGTTCTGTCATGTTTGTACCTGCCGAAGGCAAAGAGGTGGTTACCTGGCTTACGGCTCCGGTGGTATTTACAGGTGTCGGGCTATACGTGCTACCTGATAGTTTAACCCCATTCTGTGTAGGTTGAAGGATCGACTGACTGGTTGTATTGGCAGGGCTTTTTATCAGGGTGACAGCGATCGATGTTGTCTGTCCGGCACCAGGATATGGGTATATCGGCCCGGAAACTGGAATGTATCCATCCTTTTCAACCCGGTATGTCACGTATTCGAGCCCGCCGACAGGAACCGGAACCGCCAGATCCTTCTGCTGCATGGTATCGAGTTTGATCTCGTAACCGGTAGTGGTTGTCAGAATGACCCGGCCTCCTGACTCTGACACCTGGAACACAAGGTACCCGTTCTGTGCAGGAAGTGCCAGTTTATCTGCTGCCCCTGTTGTAAGGGAGGTATTGTTTCCTGTTTCAGAGGAACTGTTTACACTATCAGAACCCTGAACTGAACCGGAAGTGTTGACAGATGGAGAGGAGACCTGAAGGAACTGACTACTCACAGTCGGATAGGCATTGGCTACAGACCGATTCATGATCGGATCATTGAGGGTCAGAACCGGGGCAGGAGTACTCATATTGGTTGTATTGCCGGGCTTTGTGATATTTGTCTGATCTATAGCTTTTTCCGTTACAGACGGGGCCACTACCTCTTTCACAGGAACTGCCGAACTGTTTTCTGATACTGATTTTTCTGATACTGATGATAGTTCCTGACTTTGCTCAGGCTGTGTTTCCTGCACTGGTGTCTGATTGGATGAAATATCAGGGGTTGAGGTACCATTTACATCAGGAGTTATCTCCTGCTCTTCAGGAGCCTTGGTTGCGGTTGTATGAGTAAGCGGGAGGTAGTCGATGTTGTACTCATTGATCCGGTACGGCTGATCAGCAATACCAAAGCCGTCTTTATCAGCTGCCGTGTCTGAATATCCCTTTGTGCCGGCTGCAGATCCCCAGTAGTTTCCACCCAGATACGGCCCTCCCAGGATGTTTATCCCCGGCTTCTGGGTTTTATTCCAGGCGATATCTGTGCTTACATCATCGACCACAACATTCTCGAATGAGCTGAAGTAGTTATCAGTGATCTCGGCGTTGTGGACATCATTGCCGATGATGAGCACTGCACCGACTTCGGTCTGGGAGAGGGTGTTACCGGTAATCTCCGATTTCTTAGAGTTCTCAATCTTCAATGCGGCATATTTGTTGTCGCTGATTCCATTTTTCTTCGCGACTGTGCCCTCCGAGTCGGTCACCTCGACGCCGTAAACCTTACAGGTGTTTAAGGTATTCTCTTCCAGTGTAGTCTGCTGCGAGTTGGAGACGCCGATTCCTACGCCGCAACTCTTGATGGTATTCTTCTTCAGATCTGTATTGGTCGAGAGTTCTTCAACAACCACACCAGATGAACAGTCACGGATCTGGTTCTCTTCAACCATGACATAATCGGAGTACTCGATGTGGATACCCTTGTCACACTTCACAATGTCGCAATCAGTGATGAGGTTTGAATCTCCCTTCTGGCCTTTCACATAATTATAGACAATGCCACCCTCCCAGTTCTCAAGGTTGAGATTCTTCACGGTGACATTGGTGATCGAACCGCCATACTTGTTGACAAATACACCGGCCGACTTCTCACGTTCTTCTCCCCCAAGGAAGTGACCGGCACCATCTATCACAACATTAGAACACTGGATCTGGATACCATAGACATCTGTGATCTGTCTGGCATCCTCGCTCAGTTCATACACACCGGGAGAGGTGATCACAGCCGGTGCTTTAATCGGCTGGGCAGCAGCCATCGTCCCAAAAAGTGCCCCCATGACAACCAGAAGGAATATCCCCCGGCTGATCTGTCCCATCCTGTTCATATTGTTACACCTGATTTACGCGTACCGGAACAGGTGACCTCAAACAAACCCCGTCACCGGCCAGCGCCATAATAGTAAGATTTCATCAGATCGGCTATAAGGTTCTCGGCTTCTGCCCCCTTTTTTGAACCGTGACACAGAAAAAGCCGGGAAAAATGAACAGATGGTGCGCACGAAATAGTGTATTGAAAATATAATAAAAACCGAATATTTGATAAAAATAAAGGAAATCAGGGCTGATGACTCAAACGTTCTGGAAGACTTCTGCCTCCAGGCGACGTACCACGGTAATGTTTTCGGCGTCACCGCGCCGATCATCCACCGGTGTTTCGCAGATGACAGGGATTTTGTTAAATCCCGGATGTTGGAGGACTGCCG
This window encodes:
- a CDS encoding LemA family protein — protein: MILLIVAGIVVLAIIGLLVWAVSLYNRFFSLKNTHEATLGQIKVALKKRLDMIEQLLGAVKSYAAFEKDTLERVTAMRASVGSAGAGDLAGIEAESRSMLGRLFAVMENYPDLKTSQTVTSLMDSVKQVEDEIARQRYTANNVAEQFNTMMDTIPSNFIGKFAGLIKLQYLEFAGEDIEKRPDISF
- a CDS encoding NosD domain-containing protein codes for the protein MNRMGQISRGIFLLVVMGALFGTMAAAQPIKAPAVITSPGVYELSEDARQITDVYGIQIQCSNVVIDGAGHFLGGEEREKSAGVFVNKYGGSITNVTVKNLNLENWEGGIVYNYVKGQKGDSNLITDCDIVKCDKGIHIEYSDYVMVEENQIRDCSSGVVVEELSTNTDLKKNTIKSCGVGIGVSNSQQTTLEENTLNTCKVYGVEVTDSEGTVAKKNGISDNKYAALKIENSKKSEITGNTLSQTEVGAVLIIGNDVHNAEITDNYFSSFENVVVDDVSTDIAWNKTQKPGINILGGPYLGGNYWGSAAGTKGYSDTAADKDGFGIADQPYRINEYNIDYLPLTHTTATKAPEEQEITPDVNGTSTPDISSNQTPVQETQPEQSQELSSVSEKSVSENSSAVPVKEVVAPSVTEKAIDQTNITKPGNTTNMSTPAPVLTLNDPIMNRSVANAYPTVSSQFLQVSSPSVNTSGSVQGSDSVNSSSETGNNTSLTTGAADKLALPAQNGYLVFQVSESGGRVILTTTTGYEIKLDTMQQKDLAVPVPVGGLEYVTYRVEKDGYIPVSGPIYPYPGAGQTTSIAVTLIKSPANTTSQSILQPTQNGVKLSGSTYSPTPVNTTGAVSQVTTSLPSAGTNMTEQAAPSPVVRNQTLNVANSSTANQTGTSTTHTERTPAVVAVTNGVSQPSSDQSHVIRASAGPGGSIYPNGSVSIEDKGTGSFMIAPDGSHKISYLVIDGIQTSPMSEYRFINVTSDHTIIAGFA
- a CDS encoding DUF6125 family protein; the protein is MMKNESDMADEIRRLQNELADAAKNWLAMDGLWFLAVEEAYGLDAAMACDIKVWEEFSVIEARRITARLNLPEHGGLDALDRALGARLFAQINTCIISRPDHYTLELFMVTCRTQDARHRKGLPFFPCKQIGLVDYPSFASTIDPDIRTECISCPPDEPVGDFRCGWRFTINKD
- a CDS encoding carboxymuconolactone decarboxylase family protein; translated protein: MNKNPMELFQQEAPDVAEAFNNLIKAVAGSGGLDGKTKQLIYIAMKAAAGDEGAVRAHIPMARQMGATREEVVDAILMTLTVSGIKGVVTCLPEVIRQFDSAQN
- a CDS encoding RNA-binding protein, translating into MLCSHRYPPKREPHSQVGNRRWSDLIQCQPGIQVLEPVMNSRKLFVGNLTYSVREEQLKALFSRFGEVVSVRVLEKKGYGFVEMATPEQAGAAREALSETEFEGRNLLIDGVRPPLKSKKSPHKPRPSGSSHSSPGSRPAKPGSGYGYRGKKPNPSGHGGRPGQRSPSNRRPSMPSRRNTGSGSRRS
- a CDS encoding diadenylate cyclase gives rise to the protein MNPSPWYCLLLVLLLAVSAVSQGAFADSSGQTIPTQITSLTALETPPKTTGSPTAKATIAPIHTKEPVIKPPVDQPSAIPSGTPTPELPQVRATPTVAKTTTTPEGKLTGNPNDNESASTYFQWGRAYEDAGDYSAAVEEYDRAIAREPYNADAWYHKALCYENLGMWDEAYQAYRFLLTIDPGYPASVNISGSIRVNNTTDRRPINNPPATGTPLLWIASGVIITGMFAAGFALYHRRKFLEAVKTGDISISTRTIQPNQGPFPDLDLIASDIAPYYCGDPEIFKTVMRLAVEIAREGREGKPVGTAFILGDSDAVLERSRQLILNPVSGHSENDRMITSPDMRENIKELSLVDGAFVIRENGIVEAAGRYISIDTSGVTLPKGFGTRHVSVAAITQETSAIGIVVSESGGVVRVFSNGKVIFETM
- a CDS encoding nuclear transport factor 2 family protein, which produces MTQVSLPGSAAEAADQLAGCYSRKDVEGLLAITSPLFNGFGSGLDEVVHSFEELRAGISRDFSQCDEVTMKFSDTQIKEVQGFAWMIAKCTITARTGREVLSLTGRMSAAFISSPGGWQIAQTHFSLPYGAQEEGQSFPT
- a CDS encoding ATP-binding protein, producing the protein MSRAGDERLIVPRYSLSYRLISILLLMGIFLIAILFSALYLNNSRSIENEFILSQNYTEQSLSTSVRLLQETLFIYDAAYEPALQAAMSEYLLSLNASGWDPGNMDLQDLQERIYQETGYRADLFVISDEGVITRSTDDSEMGLDFKQFPEFYQNLTSIRLGDVYASDSIIQSLGTGEFRKYGYQPTPDHRNILEISLDVDDLISRVNLSSFSTISNMYTGSVPGVKSVFIFGKLAVFRNDPKEGLQHPDHYKVSYTTLTDRLDHIKEAFASKNNIVAGDPGANEYRRYMYVPSPETTGPSLSELGHVIEITYDLQEIRDRQHSALLTYLFGGVCCIIMVMLVAFVITRYITHPIDQIVADIEIISDGAYDHPITHTHGFEFGRLETSIGKMVHHLKDDIISIRQKSDDLDHELGQRIAAEESLRTANRKLNLLSSITRHDILNQLSVITGAIELLPEEGCSSLYLIEIIQRSVANIHKQISFTRLYEQMGSHQPEWQRMDEMVMHAQEGISLHGIRIENTVGRLELYADPMASRAVFNLFENAVRHGGEVSLITLDFKVIDSEGIIVISDDGYGVPVGEKEKIFERGFGTNTGLGLFLVREIFLITEINIEENGVAGQGARFEIHVPEGAWRMAEDGASG
- a CDS encoding DUF2115 family protein — protein: MTIPPSCTIEELADDLLLIHTKGALGRYIADFIPEYGMYDLQLISGKLERDLRKVPTSYRNRVLPYMREWIFERYHRVL
- a CDS encoding DUF2115 family protein, whose protein sequence is MMNHKDRFSSLDHPLSDPATYQSFCRMLPSGCLITGDENDPYPEEKAPWYHCFMYLMAAFAMYVLDEPGHPVQMPFPGGQTVYRSGDHYYCPIRDKEDEIFYSICNYCPALQTPD